Proteins from a genomic interval of Amycolatopsis sp. cg13:
- the hsaC gene encoding iron-dependent extradiol dioxygenase HsaC, which translates to MAIRSLGYLRIEATDMDAWRVYGLKVLGMVEGSGTDPNALYLRMDDFPARLVIVPGEKDRLAVAGWEAANAAELDEVRTRLDAASVPYKEGTPDELADRRVAEMISFTDPSGNTLEVFHGVALQHRRVVSPYGHRFVTGEQGLGHVVLSTHDDEAALRFYRDVLGFRLRDSMRLPPQMVGRPADGDPAWLRFFGCNPRHHSLAFLPMPTPSGIVHLMVEVEETDDVGLCLDRAKRKNVPMSATLGRHVNDLMLSFYMKTPGGFDVEFGCEGRQVEDEDWIARESTAVSLWGHDFSVGSQ; encoded by the coding sequence ATGGCTATCCGTTCGCTGGGATATCTGCGCATCGAGGCCACGGACATGGACGCCTGGCGCGTCTACGGGCTGAAGGTGCTCGGCATGGTGGAGGGTTCGGGCACCGATCCGAACGCGCTTTACCTGCGCATGGACGATTTCCCGGCGCGATTGGTGATCGTGCCGGGGGAGAAGGACCGTTTGGCGGTCGCGGGCTGGGAGGCGGCCAACGCCGCGGAGCTGGACGAGGTCCGCACCCGGCTCGACGCGGCTTCGGTGCCGTACAAGGAAGGCACGCCCGACGAGCTGGCCGACCGCCGCGTGGCGGAGATGATCAGCTTCACCGATCCGTCCGGCAACACGCTGGAGGTGTTCCACGGGGTCGCGCTGCAGCACCGGCGGGTGGTGAGCCCGTACGGGCACCGCTTCGTCACCGGCGAGCAGGGCTTGGGTCACGTGGTTTTGTCGACCCACGACGACGAGGCCGCGCTGAGGTTCTACCGGGACGTGCTGGGCTTCCGGCTCCGCGACTCGATGCGCCTCCCGCCGCAGATGGTGGGCCGCCCGGCCGACGGCGACCCGGCGTGGCTGCGGTTCTTCGGCTGCAATCCGCGCCACCACAGCCTGGCGTTCCTGCCGATGCCGACGCCGAGCGGGATCGTGCACCTGATGGTGGAGGTCGAGGAGACCGACGACGTCGGGTTGTGCCTGGACCGCGCGAAGCGCAAGAACGTCCCGATGTCCGCGACGCTGGGCCGGCACGTGAACGACCTGATGCTGTCGTTCTACATGAAGACCCCCGGCGGCTTCGACGTCGAGTTCGGCTGCGAGGGCCGGCAGGTCGAGGACGAGGACTGGATCGCCCGCGAAAGCACCGCGGTTTCGTTGTGGGGCCACGATTTCTCGGTGGGCTCGCAATGA
- the hsaD gene encoding 4,5:9,10-diseco-3-hydroxy-5,9,17-trioxoandrosta-1(10),2-diene-4-oate hydrolase, protein MAPEGSYVDTAGGIRLHYHESGAENAETVLLLHGGGPGASAWSNFGRNLPVFGKSYRTLAIDQPGFGRSDKPTDHPQYFRHSSDAVVGLMDQLGIEKAHIVGNSLGAGAAVRLALNHPGRAGRLVLMGAGGLSVNLFAPDPTEGVRLLSRFAGDPTRERMEAFLRIMVHDQALVTDELIDERFEIARSPESLAAMRAMGKSFSLPDSFEEGMLWREAYRLRQRVLLVWGREDRVNPLDGALLALKTIPRAQLHVFGGCGHWAQLEKFDEFNRLALDFLGSS, encoded by the coding sequence ATGGCACCCGAAGGTTCCTATGTAGACACTGCGGGCGGTATTCGCCTGCACTACCACGAATCCGGCGCGGAAAACGCCGAGACGGTGCTGTTGCTGCACGGCGGCGGCCCCGGTGCCTCGGCGTGGAGCAACTTCGGCCGCAACCTGCCGGTGTTCGGAAAGTCTTACCGCACACTGGCGATCGACCAGCCGGGCTTCGGCCGGTCCGACAAGCCGACTGACCACCCGCAGTACTTCCGGCACAGCTCGGACGCGGTCGTCGGCCTGATGGACCAGCTCGGCATCGAAAAAGCGCACATCGTCGGCAATTCGCTCGGCGCGGGCGCGGCGGTCCGGCTCGCGCTGAACCATCCCGGACGCGCGGGGCGGCTGGTGCTGATGGGCGCGGGCGGGTTGAGCGTCAACCTGTTCGCCCCGGACCCCACCGAAGGCGTGCGGCTGCTGTCCCGGTTCGCCGGGGATCCGACCCGGGAGCGGATGGAAGCGTTCCTCCGGATCATGGTGCACGACCAGGCTTTGGTGACCGACGAGCTGATCGACGAACGCTTCGAGATCGCTCGTTCGCCGGAGTCGCTCGCCGCGATGCGGGCGATGGGCAAGTCGTTCAGCCTGCCGGATTCCTTCGAGGAAGGCATGTTGTGGCGCGAGGCTTACCGCCTGCGCCAACGGGTCCTGCTCGTCTGGGGCCGGGAGGACCGGGTCAACCCGCTCGATGGCGCTTTGCTCGCGCTGAAGACGATTCCGCGTGCGCAACTGCACGTGTTCGGCGGCTGCGGCCACTGGGCGCAGCTGGAGAAGTTCGACGAGTTCAACCGACTCGCCCTCGACTTCCTCGGGAGTTCGTGA